The following proteins come from a genomic window of Nicotiana tomentosiformis chromosome 12, ASM39032v3, whole genome shotgun sequence:
- the LOC104111661 gene encoding uncharacterized protein, producing MGRLGLKGSDIMYDISRLQRKRAHYCNNGSEFENSDVIRFKKQIRKTKNVDEDYVQFLMLLYNYDKDSQSYTNGGGNEGFTVPRDRLNHDEDEDEGECEDEDEDKDANEDEDEDEDDPEYMKFLANAKPNGKSYVVKIDREDGFPVFVEYEKEDGSDEECELSGQRKQQDAGDAKDLGNVSSKDKVESQPFSRTVLENDNDGSAGDSDVIFEAFDSQKEKRLMNQKLSTGENGAFKRRRRGETKNKSNKKCKTEKGRKPTNIITKEEASDVDEDYSLLLEKFISKNWRLKTSFIRKYKVKGKNDASKEKKKKRFTSQKNSGNQNDASKRQGKDEKKKRSSKEKTTRKGRKSANVSVNEEVTGAKSAIVPVKEEVANVDEASFKSGHDFESKADEEDLEILVNDNGKVGKEGSSRLMEASSAKHYGSVEDSCPTETVHSDFWWKVKALLEKPYDQKEFIGLWKAVKSKKFTVRNMDLRNGGISYPTRIMGKSYLDHYEDLHERLKEVDDDNRKKLYILRGFFFWLQNLTQEGAFRPWTNPDWLSLVAKSS from the exons ATGGGGCGACTGGGATTGAAGGGCTCTGATATAATGTATGACATATCCCGTTTACAGAGAAAGAGGGCCCACTATTGCAATAATGGTTCAGAGTTTGAGAATAGTGATGTTATTCGTTTTAAAAAACAGATTAGAAAGACTAAGAATGTGGATGAAGACTATGTACAGTTTTTGATGCTTCTCTATAACTATGATAAAGATTCTCAGTCATACACAAATGGAGGTGGAAATGAAGGTTTTACTGTTCCTAGGGATAGGCTTAATCATGACGAGGACGAGGATGAGGGCGAGTGTGAGGATGAGGATGAGGATAAGGATGCGAATGAGGACGAGGATGAGGATGAGGATGACCCAGAATACATGAAGTTTTTGGCTAATGCTAAGCCAAATGGGAAATCGTATGTGGTTAAAATTGATAGAGAGGATGGGTTTCCTGTGTTTGTAGAGTATGAGAAAGAGGATGGATCTGATGAAGAGTGCGAACTTTCAGGACAGAGAAAACAACAAGATGCTGGGGATGCGAAGGATTTAGGTAATGTCAGTAGCAAAGATAAAGTAGAAAGTCAGCCATTTTCAAGAACTGTCCTGGAAAATGATAATGATGGATCAGCAGGAGATAGCGATGTGATATTTGAGGCTTTTGATTCTCAGAAAGAAAAGAGGCTTATGAACCAGAAGCTTAGCACGGGGGAAAATGGTGCATTCAAGAGGCGTCGGAGGGGTGAGACAAAGAATAAGTCAAATAAGAAGTGTAAGACAGAGAAAGGGAGAAAACCAACTAATATCATTACCAAAGAAGAGGCATCTGATGTAGATGAAGACTATTCCTTACTTCTGGAGAAATTTATAAGCAAGAATTGGCGCTTGAAAACCTCATTTATTAGGAAATATAAGGTAAAGGGGAAAAATGATGCATccaaggaaaagaagaaaaagaggttTACGAGCCAGAAAAACAGCGGGAACCAGAATGATGCATCCAAGAGGCAGGGAAAGGATGAGAAAAAGAAGAGGTCAAGTAAAGAGAAGACGACTCGAAAAGGGAGAAAATCAGCAAATGTCTCTGTCAACGAAGAGGTAACGGGGGCAAAATCAGCAATTGTCCCTGTCAAAGAAGAGGTAGCTAATGTAGATGAAGCTTCATTTAAAAGTGGTCACGATTTTGAAAGCAAAGCTGATGAAGAAGATCTTGAAATACTTGTTAATGATAATGGTAAAGTTGGGAAAGAAGGAAGCTCTAGACTCATGGAAGCTTCTTCAGCTAAACACTATGGAAGT GTTGAGGATAGCTGCCCAACGGAAACCGTGCATTCTGATTTCTGGTGGAAAGTCAAGGCTCTTCTTGAGAAGCCTTACGATCAAAAGGAGTTTATAGGACTGTGGAAAGCTGTCAAAAGTAAAAAGTTTACTGTTAGGAATATGGACTTGCGTAATGGGGGAATATCTTACCCGACAAGGATAATGGGAAAATCATATTTGGATCACTATGAAG ACCTTCATGAAAGACTTAAAGAAGTTGATGACGACAACAGAAAAAAGTTATACATCTTGCGTGGCTTTTTCTTTTGGTTACAG AATCTCACACAGGAAGGAGCCTTCAGGCCTTGGACCAATCCGGATTGGCTTTCATTGGTGGCTAAATCTAGCTAA